Within Acidobacteriota bacterium, the genomic segment CAAATCGAAGGCTCGATCCACATGGGCCTGGGTTACGCGCTCACCGAGGAACTCCCCTGTCCCGACGGCATGCCCGCGACGACGAAACTGCGCGAGCTGGGTGTGCTTCGCGCGCGCGACATGCCTGGCGTGGAAGTCATCCTCGTCGAGGAGCCCGAGCCGGAAGGCCCGTTCGGCGCGAAGGGGGTCGGCGAGATCGGGCTCGTGCCGACCGCGGCCGCGGTGGCCGGCGCCCTCGAGGCCTTCGACGGCATCCGCCGCTGCACGCTGCCGATGAAGGACTCCCCGGCCGCTCGTGCGATGAGCGTGGGCCGGATCAGGACCAATGGCCGCTGATCGGCGGCTTTCCGCCCGCGGCTTCGTCAACGCGCACACGCACATCTACAGCGGCCTGGCGCCGTTCGGCATGCCGGCACC encodes:
- a CDS encoding molybdopterin-dependent oxidoreductase, whose amino-acid sequence is QIEGSIHMGLGYALTEELPCPDGMPATTKLRELGVLRARDMPGVEVILVEEPEPEGPFGAKGVGEIGLVPTAAAVAGALEAFDGIRRCTLPMKDSPAARAMSVGRIRTNGR